The following are from one region of the Segatella oris genome:
- a CDS encoding glycoside hydrolase family 3 C-terminal domain-containing protein, with translation MNIKILAFAMTMSITATAQTPKLSKNNIDEVLHAMTLEEKASLLIGGEYDFWSTTAVAGNSSRTVPGAAGSTIAIPRLGIPETILTDGPAGVRINPTRPETDKTFYATGFPVGSCLAATWNTELASRVGKAIGNEVKAYNCDVILGPGMNIHRNPLCGRNFEYYSEDPLLTGKIAVGYVNGVQSEGAGVSIKHFAVNSQETNRTGVDEQLSQRAAREIYLRGFEIAVRESHPWTVMSSYNRINGVFVQANYDLLTKILRDDWGFKGIVMTDWCGKREQAGLYTIDEVKAGNDLMEPGCKEQVDDIVAGVKSGKLRMEDVDKCVRRILEYIVLTPHFNGYKGNNAPDLKAHAVVSREVAEEGMVLLKNNGVLPLGAKGSLPKRVSLYGTGSYNFLSGGVGSGCVHTPYIIDLVQGLKNVGIETTADLTEIYKKYIDYAKLKFEADRSGYRWFEAPLMGDQKMPEIDITQELLKKQLKQSDMAVITISRQAGEGIDRKIDGEFNLTPQEMKMIQDVTAAYHAENKPVIVVINSGSVMETTSWSAYPDAILLAWQPGEEGGNAVADILTGKVCPSGRLSMTWPLAATDHPSTKNFPQDIDLFTYENLGAGGAPIPTRDVTKHEEDIWVGYRFFDTNRRQVAYPFGFGLSYTTFNFSAPTVKRSGDKITVSVTVKNTGSVAGKEVAQVYVAAPKGKLEKPTKELKAFGKTRTLKPGETQTLQMTLAVRDLASYDEKNSQWLADAGTYTFLVGSNVEAVKGKATLTLPQYTEKTSNALAMKK, from the coding sequence ATGAACATTAAAATTTTAGCATTTGCAATGACAATGAGCATTACTGCAACGGCACAAACACCGAAATTATCGAAGAACAACATTGACGAGGTGCTGCATGCCATGACTCTTGAAGAGAAAGCTTCACTGCTTATCGGTGGTGAATACGATTTCTGGTCGACCACAGCTGTGGCAGGAAACTCCTCACGTACAGTGCCCGGGGCAGCCGGTTCGACTATCGCTATCCCACGGCTTGGTATCCCTGAAACCATTCTTACCGATGGGCCGGCAGGTGTCCGCATTAATCCTACGCGTCCGGAAACCGACAAAACATTCTATGCAACAGGCTTTCCTGTAGGCTCATGTCTGGCTGCAACCTGGAACACCGAGCTTGCGTCAAGAGTCGGAAAGGCTATCGGCAACGAGGTGAAAGCGTATAATTGTGACGTGATTCTCGGCCCGGGAATGAACATTCACCGCAATCCTTTGTGCGGAAGAAACTTTGAATACTACAGCGAAGACCCACTCTTGACGGGGAAGATTGCTGTAGGCTACGTTAATGGGGTGCAGAGTGAGGGCGCAGGTGTAAGCATCAAGCACTTCGCCGTGAATTCCCAGGAGACCAACCGAACGGGAGTTGACGAGCAACTGTCACAGCGTGCAGCCCGCGAAATCTATCTGCGTGGATTTGAAATTGCCGTGCGCGAAAGTCACCCTTGGACGGTAATGTCGTCGTATAATCGCATCAATGGCGTATTCGTTCAAGCCAACTACGACCTCTTGACGAAGATACTTCGCGATGACTGGGGCTTCAAAGGCATCGTCATGACCGACTGGTGTGGCAAGCGAGAGCAGGCAGGTCTCTACACCATTGATGAGGTTAAGGCGGGCAACGACCTTATGGAACCGGGCTGTAAAGAGCAGGTTGATGATATTGTTGCGGGCGTGAAGAGTGGCAAGCTGCGTATGGAAGATGTGGATAAGTGCGTGCGTCGCATCCTTGAATATATTGTGCTGACCCCTCATTTCAATGGCTATAAGGGCAATAATGCCCCTGATTTGAAAGCACATGCAGTCGTTAGCCGCGAAGTGGCAGAAGAAGGTATGGTGCTTTTGAAGAACAATGGCGTGCTACCTTTAGGCGCCAAGGGTAGTCTTCCGAAGCGTGTGTCGCTCTATGGCACGGGGTCCTACAACTTCCTTTCAGGCGGTGTAGGCTCAGGTTGCGTTCATACACCTTATATTATAGACCTCGTTCAGGGGCTGAAGAATGTCGGCATCGAGACTACCGCCGACCTGACAGAGATATATAAGAAGTATATTGACTATGCAAAACTAAAGTTTGAAGCCGACCGTTCGGGTTATCGTTGGTTTGAAGCACCGTTGATGGGCGACCAGAAGATGCCCGAGATAGATATCACTCAGGAACTTCTCAAGAAGCAATTGAAGCAGTCTGACATGGCCGTTATCACCATTTCGCGTCAGGCCGGAGAGGGAATTGACCGCAAGATTGACGGTGAATTCAACCTCACTCCGCAGGAAATGAAGATGATACAAGACGTAACGGCGGCCTATCATGCCGAAAACAAGCCCGTCATTGTAGTCATCAACTCGGGTTCGGTGATGGAAACTACCAGTTGGAGTGCCTATCCCGATGCCATTCTTTTGGCTTGGCAACCGGGCGAAGAGGGTGGAAACGCCGTGGCAGATATACTGACAGGCAAGGTCTGTCCATCGGGACGCCTCTCTATGACATGGCCTCTTGCAGCCACAGATCACCCTTCAACGAAGAACTTCCCGCAGGACATAGACCTTTTCACCTATGAAAATCTCGGTGCAGGTGGTGCTCCAATTCCTACACGCGACGTCACCAAGCACGAAGAAGACATTTGGGTTGGCTATCGTTTCTTCGACACTAACCGTCGCCAGGTGGCTTATCCCTTTGGCTTTGGTCTTAGCTATACGACCTTTAATTTCAGTGCTCCTACAGTGAAACGCAGCGGTGATAAGATTACGGTTTCAGTGACTGTGAAGAACACGGGAAGCGTAGCCGGAAAGGAAGTTGCCCAAGTTTATGTGGCAGCTCCAAAGGGAAAACTTGAAAAACCGACTAAGGAACTCAAGGCGTTTGGTAAGACGCGTACGCTGAAGCCCGGCGAAACACAGACTTTGCAGATGACGCTCGCTGTGCGTGACCTTGCAAGTTACGATGAAAAGAACAGTCAGTGGTTGGCTGATGCAGGCACTTATACGTTCCTTGTAGGCAGCAATGTCGAGGCTGTCAAGGGCAAGGCGACACTCACTTTGCCACAATATACAGAGAAAACCAGTAACGCTTTGGCGATGAAGAAATAG
- a CDS encoding M16 family metallopeptidase, translating to MKLRNLLVAALLMLAGMVQAQPQMTIPVDKDVRIGKLSNGLTYYIRHNNWPENRANFYIAQKVGSIQEEESQRGLAHFLEHMAFNGSDHFKGNNLIEWCRANGIAFGVDLNAYTSIDQTVYNINNVPTQRPGAIDTCLIILRDWSTGLTLDQKEIDNERGVIHEEWRLRTSASSRMFERNLPALYPGSKYGLRYPIGLMSVVDNFKRKELVDYYHKWYHPDHQGLIIVGNVDVDKVEAQIKKLFGDIKNPENEAPIVDEQVPDNAEPIVVIDKDKEEQSSSVEVMFKHDVFPDSLKNTINYLIYDYVNDAIANMLNKRYTEAAQKADCPFVNAMAYDGNYIFAKTKSAFSIDASPKDMSKTADALKAALIEARRAAEFGFTVTEYSRFQQDYLSGLEKQYSNKDKRYNAQFYRECLGNFLTNEPMPGIEYTYQTMKQLVPMIPLEAVNQQIKELVPANDSNMVIINFNNEKEGNVYPTKQQLLDAVKAARTEQITAYVDNVKNEPLIKQMPKAGKIKKETKSKKFDYTTLELSNGVKVILKKTDFKKDQVLLNGNGGSGSTAYGLQDFANFNTFDDVIGISGLGDFTSTELQKALAGKIANANLTMGERKMGINGNATPKDVETMLQMVYLYFTNIKKDNDAFNNLMQQYEVSLKNRELSPETAFSDSLTATLYGHNPRVAPLLLKDLKNVNYDRILQMAKERTASARGWEFTIIGNFNEATIRPLICQYLGALPAKANNVASKRMNKMVTGQIENIFKRKMETPKANAYMVWHNETLPYTLEKSIQMDMAGQVLSMIYLKQIREEASAAYSCGAYGGASLADDGYKVYNMIGVCPMKPEKREIALKIMTDEANKLATACDAEMLSKVKALMLKQIDDKAKTNSFWNNTIYQFDKLGIDTYTDYKKLVEAQTPQSISAFVKDFLASGSKITVVMLPQE from the coding sequence ATGAAACTTAGAAATTTATTGGTTGCAGCTCTGTTGATGCTTGCCGGAATGGTTCAAGCACAGCCGCAGATGACGATTCCAGTAGACAAGGACGTGAGAATAGGTAAGCTTTCGAATGGTCTTACCTACTACATCCGCCACAACAACTGGCCCGAAAACCGTGCAAACTTCTACATTGCACAGAAAGTTGGCTCTATTCAAGAGGAAGAAAGCCAGCGAGGTCTGGCTCACTTCTTGGAGCACATGGCTTTCAATGGCTCGGATCACTTTAAGGGAAACAACCTCATTGAATGGTGCCGTGCCAACGGAATTGCATTCGGTGTCGACTTGAATGCCTATACCAGCATCGACCAGACTGTCTACAACATCAACAATGTGCCTACACAGCGCCCGGGAGCTATTGACACCTGTCTCATCATTTTGCGCGACTGGTCAACCGGTCTGACGCTCGATCAGAAAGAAATCGACAACGAACGTGGTGTTATCCATGAGGAATGGCGTCTGCGTACGAGTGCTTCAAGCCGCATGTTCGAACGCAATTTGCCCGCACTCTACCCCGGAAGCAAGTATGGTTTGCGTTATCCTATCGGTTTGATGAGCGTCGTAGACAACTTCAAGCGCAAGGAACTTGTCGACTATTATCACAAGTGGTATCACCCTGATCACCAAGGACTGATCATCGTTGGTAATGTTGATGTAGACAAGGTAGAAGCACAGATCAAAAAGCTTTTCGGCGATATCAAGAACCCCGAAAACGAGGCTCCGATTGTTGATGAGCAAGTACCTGACAATGCAGAACCTATCGTTGTCATCGACAAGGATAAGGAAGAGCAAAGCTCAAGCGTAGAAGTAATGTTCAAACATGACGTGTTCCCCGACTCCCTGAAGAACACTATCAACTATCTTATCTATGACTATGTGAACGATGCCATAGCCAATATGCTCAACAAACGTTATACAGAAGCAGCTCAGAAGGCCGATTGCCCATTCGTGAACGCCATGGCTTACGATGGAAACTACATCTTTGCAAAGACAAAGAGCGCTTTCTCTATCGATGCTTCTCCAAAGGATATGAGCAAGACTGCAGACGCTTTGAAGGCCGCTTTGATTGAGGCTCGTCGCGCTGCAGAGTTTGGTTTCACCGTAACGGAATACAGTCGGTTCCAGCAGGACTATCTAAGTGGACTCGAAAAGCAGTACAGCAACAAGGACAAACGCTATAATGCGCAGTTCTATCGTGAGTGTCTTGGCAACTTCCTCACTAATGAACCGATGCCTGGAATAGAATATACTTACCAGACGATGAAGCAACTTGTGCCGATGATTCCACTTGAAGCTGTCAATCAGCAGATAAAGGAATTGGTTCCAGCCAACGACAGTAACATGGTCATTATCAACTTCAACAACGAGAAAGAAGGTAATGTTTATCCTACAAAACAGCAGTTGCTTGATGCTGTGAAGGCTGCACGCACGGAACAGATCACGGCATATGTTGACAATGTTAAGAACGAACCGCTCATCAAACAAATGCCCAAGGCTGGCAAGATAAAGAAAGAGACCAAGAGCAAGAAGTTCGATTACACCACATTGGAACTCTCCAACGGTGTGAAAGTCATTCTGAAGAAGACTGACTTCAAGAAAGATCAGGTGCTCTTGAATGGCAATGGAGGCAGTGGTTCGACCGCCTATGGCCTGCAAGACTTTGCAAACTTCAACACATTCGATGATGTTATCGGCATCAGCGGCCTTGGAGATTTCACAAGTACTGAACTTCAAAAGGCCCTCGCAGGTAAGATTGCAAATGCTAATCTGACCATGGGCGAGCGCAAGATGGGCATCAATGGTAATGCCACTCCAAAGGATGTAGAAACCATGTTGCAAATGGTTTACCTCTATTTCACCAACATCAAGAAAGACAATGATGCCTTCAACAACCTCATGCAGCAGTATGAAGTGTCGCTGAAGAACCGTGAACTCTCTCCCGAAACAGCTTTCAGCGACTCTCTGACGGCTACACTCTACGGCCATAATCCACGTGTTGCGCCGCTGCTTCTTAAGGATTTGAAGAATGTCAACTATGACCGTATCCTGCAAATGGCTAAAGAACGCACCGCAAGTGCACGCGGTTGGGAGTTCACCATCATTGGTAACTTCAACGAAGCAACCATTCGTCCTCTCATCTGTCAGTATCTCGGTGCGCTGCCTGCAAAGGCAAACAACGTGGCTTCAAAGCGTATGAACAAGATGGTTACCGGCCAGATTGAGAACATCTTCAAGCGTAAGATGGAGACGCCGAAAGCCAATGCTTACATGGTATGGCACAACGAAACCCTGCCTTACACCCTTGAAAAGAGCATCCAGATGGATATGGCCGGCCAGGTGCTTTCCATGATCTATCTGAAGCAAATCCGTGAGGAAGCCAGTGCAGCTTACTCTTGTGGCGCTTATGGTGGTGCTTCTTTAGCCGATGACGGCTATAAGGTTTACAACATGATTGGCGTTTGTCCGATGAAGCCCGAGAAGCGGGAAATCGCCTTGAAGATTATGACTGATGAGGCCAACAAGCTTGCAACAGCCTGTGATGCAGAGATGTTGAGTAAGGTAAAAGCCTTGATGTTGAAGCAGATTGACGACAAGGCAAAGACCAACAGTTTCTGGAATAACACCATTTATCAGTTTGATAAGCTCGGCATTGATACCTATACCGACTACAAGAAGTTAGTAGAGGCACAGACACCACAAAGTATCTCTGCTTTCGTTAAGGATTTCTTAGCTTCTGGAAGCAAGATAACTGTTGTGATGTTACCCCAGGAATAA
- a CDS encoding site-specific integrase yields the protein MKVTAFIRKTAKKNDTDSMATIYFRLRDGKKDIKAASELVINPNHWSSEKQGYKDRVALVSEENKSHLSQSIQDIISTITKQYTTEADNEWLAMIINKYHHPNRYKTEEELMQENKPKLLELFAKFLVEHKLSAVRVKNFKVIQRSLARYEMYVRTIKRGYHDFILDVDEVTADTLRDMWDFFENEYIYYEKYPKLYETFPEKRVPLPRGKNTLIDRFSRIRTFFIWCYDKKITTNRPFDEFPLDECTYGTPYYITLDERDQIFDADLSEHPQLAIQRDIFIFQTLIGCRVSDLYRLTKRNIVNEAIEYIPKKTREGNPVTVRVPLNSKAKTILARYKDYEGKKLFPFISEQKYNVAIKRIFQEAGVDRIVTILDPLTHEEVKRPIYEVASSHLARRTFIGNIYKKVKDPNLVSALSGHKEGSKAFRRYRDIDEEMKKDLVKLLD from the coding sequence ATGAAGGTTACCGCATTCATTCGCAAGACAGCAAAAAAGAACGATACAGATAGTATGGCAACTATCTATTTTCGTTTGCGTGACGGAAAGAAAGACATTAAGGCTGCAAGTGAACTTGTTATCAACCCCAACCATTGGAGTAGCGAGAAGCAAGGATACAAAGATCGTGTTGCGCTGGTTTCAGAAGAAAACAAATCGCATTTATCTCAAAGTATTCAGGATATAATATCAACGATAACCAAACAATACACGACAGAAGCTGATAATGAATGGTTGGCTATGATTATTAACAAATATCATCACCCCAATCGATATAAGACAGAAGAAGAGTTGATGCAGGAAAATAAACCTAAACTTTTGGAACTCTTTGCCAAATTTCTTGTTGAACATAAATTATCTGCGGTACGTGTGAAGAACTTTAAAGTTATTCAACGTTCTTTGGCACGATATGAAATGTATGTTAGAACCATTAAACGTGGATATCATGATTTTATTCTTGATGTTGATGAGGTGACTGCTGACACGTTAAGGGATATGTGGGATTTCTTTGAAAATGAGTATATCTACTATGAGAAATATCCTAAATTGTATGAGACCTTTCCTGAAAAAAGGGTTCCTCTACCTAGAGGTAAGAATACCTTAATAGACCGATTTTCCCGTATAAGAACGTTCTTTATATGGTGCTACGATAAGAAAATCACAACCAACCGCCCATTTGATGAGTTTCCATTAGACGAATGTACCTATGGAACACCTTATTACATTACCTTAGATGAGCGTGACCAAATATTTGATGCAGATTTATCTGAACACCCACAGCTTGCTATTCAACGAGATATTTTTATTTTTCAAACTTTGATCGGTTGTAGAGTTAGCGATTTATATCGGCTGACCAAAAGAAACATAGTCAATGAGGCTATAGAATATATCCCTAAAAAGACCAGAGAGGGTAATCCTGTAACCGTTAGAGTACCCTTGAATAGCAAAGCAAAGACAATATTAGCTCGTTATAAGGACTACGAGGGCAAAAAGTTATTTCCATTTATATCAGAACAAAAGTATAATGTAGCTATCAAACGCATTTTCCAAGAAGCAGGCGTAGATAGAATTGTTACAATCCTAGACCCTCTAACACATGAGGAGGTGAAGCGACCGATATATGAAGTAGCAAGTAGCCATTTGGCAAGACGAACATTTATTGGCAATATCTATAAAAAAGTAAAAGACCCCAATTTGGTTTCTGCATTATCTGGACACAAGGAGGGGAGCAAAGCCTTTAGGCGTTATAGAGATATTGATGAGGAAATGAAGAAAGACTTGGTTAAACTTTTAGATTAA
- a CDS encoding DUF6043 family protein: MKESFEDFKRLIKEWLDTHPKEYGSFIEEMNCKNSAGFQKVFMLVIKYVPKYKEKVKERMFNDTVKDFSSLENMLTNSDLAERLVHEFHNTDRKSIVPAMLAWLYFGRSYECMVEHGEALIQNSKTNRLHKWLLSLLVKYIIHRSILLGERTREDWKRFQQYKKSRDSNKLIESALEEELTDEESSVINKRRGRPKDDRTLEELIKIENKEILLEKIRARLLTKPTEKDIVYLKIALEEENLLRECDIAPFYRALSDHYNIRLIGLRGIQKAYKELSETIGKTGIRFDG, from the coding sequence ATGAAAGAAAGTTTTGAAGATTTTAAGCGACTAATTAAGGAGTGGCTTGATACACACCCAAAAGAATATGGTTCATTTATTGAGGAAATGAATTGTAAGAACAGTGCTGGCTTTCAAAAAGTCTTTATGCTAGTAATAAAGTATGTACCGAAATATAAAGAAAAGGTCAAGGAAAGGATGTTCAATGATACTGTAAAGGATTTTTCTTCTTTGGAAAATATGTTAACTAATTCAGACCTTGCGGAACGATTGGTACATGAATTTCATAATACTGACAGGAAATCAATAGTTCCAGCAATGCTCGCATGGTTATATTTTGGTCGTAGCTATGAATGCATGGTAGAACATGGTGAAGCCCTAATTCAAAACAGTAAGACCAACCGACTACACAAATGGCTGCTTTCTTTACTGGTAAAATATATTATTCATAGAAGTATATTACTGGGAGAAAGAACAAGAGAAGATTGGAAGAGATTTCAACAATATAAGAAATCTAGAGATTCCAATAAACTTATTGAATCTGCTTTAGAGGAAGAACTTACAGATGAAGAGTCATCGGTAATCAACAAGAGACGTGGTAGACCTAAAGATGATAGAACTTTAGAAGAACTTATAAAGATAGAAAATAAAGAAATACTACTTGAAAAGATTAGGGCTAGGCTATTGACCAAGCCTACAGAGAAAGATATTGTTTACCTCAAAATAGCTTTGGAAGAAGAAAACTTGCTTAGAGAATGTGATATTGCACCATTCTATAGAGCATTATCTGACCATTATAATATTCGCCTGATAGGACTTCGAGGTATTCAGAAAGCCTATAAGGAACTTTCTGAAACCATAGGAAAAACAGGAATAAGGTTTGATGGATAG
- a CDS encoding helix-turn-helix transcriptional regulator yields MTDILSIIQGSNAHVRLEVSSEDLLAFSNDLINRAKDELTTIVEEARKERFLSKEEVKQLCGVCDATLWHWGKKNYLKPIKVGNKVRYKMSDVQKILGNHTSNI; encoded by the coding sequence ATGACGGATATTTTGTCTATTATTCAAGGCTCTAACGCACATGTGCGATTAGAGGTTTCTAGTGAGGATTTGTTGGCATTTTCCAATGACCTCATTAACCGTGCCAAAGACGAGCTTACTACTATTGTCGAAGAAGCACGTAAAGAACGATTTCTTTCAAAAGAAGAGGTAAAACAACTTTGTGGTGTCTGTGATGCTACCTTATGGCATTGGGGTAAAAAGAACTATCTAAAGCCTATAAAGGTTGGTAACAAAGTTAGATATAAAATGTCTGACGTGCAGAAAATTTTAGGAAATCATACTTCAAATATCTAA
- a CDS encoding toprim domain-containing protein produces MNIDQIKKIKLQEFLATIDCKPVKQYGVNLMYLSPLRTEKHASFKVNTELNLWYDFGIGRGGNIIDLAELLYNSSDVSYLIHQIERNAPSCVSVSLPTAKPNTPQNSFENLQVLSISHPALIKYLGERCIDIEIARTVCKELHFDTRGKHYFGIGFPNIAGGYEIRNSFFKGGITPKDISLFHNEESKQSCLVFEGFMDFLSFMMLRRKENDGLKRQDYLVLNSVLNVQKALEPLSHYENVQCFLDNDEAGRKAYQALLMGLKVPVIDSSGLYADCKDLNEFLCRQNRLLQKPVRE; encoded by the coding sequence ATGAATATTGACCAAATAAAAAAGATAAAGTTGCAGGAATTTCTTGCAACAATAGACTGCAAACCCGTAAAACAGTATGGTGTGAACCTCATGTACCTATCACCACTTAGAACGGAGAAGCACGCATCGTTTAAGGTAAACACCGAACTTAATCTATGGTACGATTTCGGTATTGGCAGAGGTGGTAACATCATTGACCTTGCAGAATTGCTCTACAACTCTTCAGATGTGTCGTATCTCATTCACCAGATAGAGCGTAATGCACCAAGCTGTGTATCGGTAAGTCTGCCTACAGCCAAGCCGAACACACCGCAGAACTCCTTTGAAAATCTTCAGGTACTTTCCATCAGTCATCCTGCGCTTATCAAATATCTTGGGGAAAGATGTATAGACATTGAAATAGCACGAACAGTATGTAAAGAACTGCACTTTGATACAAGGGGTAAACATTACTTTGGTATTGGCTTTCCAAATATTGCAGGTGGCTACGAAATACGTAATTCGTTTTTCAAAGGAGGTATCACTCCAAAAGACATCAGTCTATTTCATAATGAGGAATCAAAGCAATCGTGTTTAGTCTTCGAGGGTTTCATGGACTTCCTTTCATTTATGATGCTCCGAAGAAAGGAAAATGACGGACTAAAACGACAAGATTATTTGGTACTCAACTCTGTGTTAAATGTTCAGAAGGCATTAGAACCATTATCACATTATGAGAATGTTCAATGTTTTTTGGATAATGACGAAGCAGGACGAAAGGCATACCAAGCATTGCTTATGGGGCTTAAAGTTCCTGTTATCGACTCTTCAGGTCTTTATGCTGACTGCAAGGATCTCAATGAGTTCCTTTGCCGTCAGAACAGGCTGTTACAGAAGCCTGTTAGGGAATAA
- the mobV gene encoding MobV family relaxase yields MANFVVLHLEKAKGADTKMSAHIERTFIAGNVDGSRIHLDRELIAFPEGVKSRSAAIDHRIENAKLKRKVGKNQVHAIRIMLSASPEAMERIEQEGRLDDWCEQSVEWMQETFGTENLVSAVLHLDEKTPHIHATVVPIVTATRRKKKSEENVKKHYRKKADGARLCADDIMTQAKLKNYQTSYANAMHSFGLERGTDGSEARHISTREYYTEQYRKAENLKEDISLLVEQKEKVAEDLSKAKSELKQTTLKKDISNASSNVARAIGSLFSTKDQHIIEMLNKQIIEKDNVIDSLKKTICANEILIQTEKDKVDSAREELRNFKQEIEHWYPGICVNVDFANRCSKSYRIKDEIIKQLLNGKRVVCSGQFRPMGEKVPFELDNAVFSSKITSKDHRTLLINGELVADIIKNRREQWNLERKMKEAMERAQRVSSGMRM; encoded by the coding sequence ATGGCAAATTTTGTAGTTCTCCATCTGGAGAAAGCAAAAGGGGCAGATACCAAGATGTCTGCCCATATAGAAAGAACTTTCATTGCAGGCAATGTAGATGGAAGTCGAATACATCTCGACCGAGAGTTGATTGCGTTTCCAGAAGGGGTAAAATCACGTTCAGCAGCCATTGATCACAGAATTGAAAATGCAAAACTCAAACGGAAAGTTGGAAAGAATCAAGTGCATGCTATCCGCATAATGCTATCTGCCAGTCCTGAAGCAATGGAAAGGATAGAGCAAGAAGGCAGACTTGATGATTGGTGTGAGCAGTCGGTGGAGTGGATGCAGGAAACCTTTGGCACAGAAAACCTTGTCTCTGCTGTTCTTCATTTAGATGAAAAAACTCCTCATATCCATGCTACGGTGGTTCCCATAGTAACAGCTACTCGTAGGAAGAAGAAATCAGAAGAGAATGTGAAGAAGCATTATCGCAAGAAAGCAGATGGAGCCCGATTGTGTGCAGATGATATTATGACACAAGCCAAGCTGAAGAATTATCAGACATCCTACGCCAATGCCATGCATTCCTTTGGATTAGAGCGTGGTACTGATGGTTCAGAAGCAAGACACATCTCTACTCGTGAGTATTATACCGAGCAATACCGAAAGGCTGAAAACCTTAAGGAGGATATTTCTCTTTTGGTAGAGCAAAAGGAGAAGGTGGCAGAAGATTTATCAAAAGCAAAATCTGAACTGAAGCAGACTACGCTGAAAAAGGATATCAGCAATGCCAGTTCTAATGTGGCTCGTGCTATTGGTTCTCTCTTTTCAACGAAAGATCAACATATAATAGAAATGTTGAACAAACAAATTATTGAAAAAGACAATGTTATAGACTCTCTTAAAAAGACAATTTGTGCAAATGAAATTCTTATTCAAACAGAGAAAGATAAAGTAGATTCTGCTAGAGAAGAGTTGAGGAACTTTAAACAAGAAATAGAGCATTGGTATCCTGGAATATGCGTCAATGTGGATTTTGCCAATCGGTGTTCCAAATCCTATCGGATAAAAGATGAGATTATAAAACAGTTGTTGAATGGAAAAAGAGTTGTATGTTCTGGACAATTCAGACCTATGGGCGAGAAAGTCCCATTCGAACTTGACAATGCAGTATTCTCGTCTAAGATAACAAGCAAAGACCATCGCACGCTATTGATTAATGGTGAGTTAGTTGCAGACATAATTAAGAATAGGCGTGAGCAATGGAATCTTGAAAGAAAAATGAAGGAGGCAATGGAAAGAGCACAGAGAGTATCGAGTGGAATGAGGATGTAA
- a CDS encoding reverse transcriptase domain-containing protein, with protein MAGIVSVEYSELISIKDHIDGYYAYFTIKKKHSSKRRRIVVPYQNLKCIQRWILHEILDKIPVHPQSKGFVKGGSTFQNASPHVGMSFIRKFDFKDFFESITVQRVYGIFLEIGYSPAVSHDLATLCTLKLKEEKYQSLRGYKQSCFRYLYNKPKAVLAQGAPTSPALANLICRGLDSRLAKFADLNGIHYTRYADDLTFSANELEKLPTQSFLKKIVEEESLKLNYSKTGTYGPESRQMVTGILIDGEKPRVPQKFKRQIYRHLHFCEKYGTQAHFDHVMPGYSHARQWLYGKILYVYSIEPEIAKDMIAKANALDWGLL; from the coding sequence TTGGCAGGCATAGTAAGTGTAGAGTATTCTGAACTTATTTCCATCAAAGACCACATTGATGGTTATTATGCATATTTTACAATCAAGAAAAAACATAGTAGCAAGAGGAGGCGGATAGTTGTTCCATATCAGAACCTAAAATGTATTCAACGATGGATATTGCATGAGATTTTGGACAAGATTCCTGTTCATCCCCAGAGTAAGGGATTTGTCAAGGGTGGCAGTACTTTTCAAAATGCAAGTCCTCATGTTGGTATGTCTTTCATACGCAAGTTTGATTTCAAGGATTTCTTCGAGAGTATAACCGTACAGCGCGTCTATGGTATCTTTTTAGAAATAGGTTATTCGCCAGCCGTGAGTCACGACTTGGCTACGTTATGCACTTTGAAATTAAAAGAAGAAAAGTACCAAAGTCTTAGGGGGTACAAACAGAGTTGTTTCAGATATTTGTATAATAAGCCTAAGGCGGTTCTGGCACAAGGTGCTCCAACAAGCCCAGCTTTAGCTAATCTGATATGCCGTGGATTAGACAGCAGATTAGCAAAATTTGCCGACTTGAACGGAATACATTACACTAGATATGCTGATGATTTGACATTCTCTGCGAACGAACTTGAGAAACTTCCTACACAGAGTTTTCTCAAAAAGATAGTTGAAGAGGAATCACTAAAGTTGAATTATAGCAAGACAGGAACTTATGGACCTGAATCTCGTCAAATGGTTACAGGTATTCTTATAGATGGAGAAAAACCTCGTGTACCTCAGAAGTTCAAGCGACAAATCTATAGACATCTTCATTTTTGTGAGAAGTATGGAACCCAAGCACATTTTGATCACGTAATGCCGGGATATTCTCATGCCCGCCAATGGCTGTATGGTAAAATACTGTATGTTTATTCCATTGAACCTGAGATCGCCAAGGATATGATTGCAAAGGCTAATGCGTTAGATTGGGGCTTATTGTGA